Proteins co-encoded in one Corylus avellana chromosome ca9, CavTom2PMs-1.0 genomic window:
- the LOC132161629 gene encoding small ribosomal subunit protein eS27y-like — MVLQNDIDLLNPPAELERRKHKLKRLVQSPNSFFMDVKCQGCFNITTVFSHSQTVVVCGNCQTVLCQPTGGRARLTEGCSFRRKND; from the exons ATG GTTCTTCAAAACGACATCGATCTGCTCAATCCTCCGGCCGAGCTTGAGAGACGGAAGCACAAGCTCAAGCGTCTCGTGCAATCTCCCAACTCTTTCTTCATG GATGTGAAGTGCCAGGGTTGCTTCAACAT AACGACGGTGTTCAGTCACTCGCAAACGGTGGTGGTGTGTGGAAACTGCCAGACGGTTCTGTGCCAGCCGACTGGTGGGCGTGCTAGGCTTACCGAGGGTTGCTCTTTCAGAAGGAAGAATGATTGA
- the LOC132192186 gene encoding protein PXR1-like — translation MACTIDFRCLDEGFGGKTYKRKREESQNLINEDPAPMEVEEEADTCPPAAKRWAVASAENPDKPSYNGVISGKVSGRKWKQARKQRASASKVSLKGTNFEERDKQKEIKKAYKARITELKEAIRQNKVDKRKKREEREKKKKENILRSGTKLQKITNPKTLKKIAKSKQRKLLKVVPDDMLNKSKSKNQ, via the coding sequence ATGGCGTGCACAATCGATTTCCGCTGCCTCGACGAGGGCTTCGGTGGCAAGACCTACAAGCGGAAGCGAGAGGAATCCCAGAATCTGATCAATGAAGACCCGGCTCCCATGGAGGTGGAAGAGGAGGCGGATACTTGTCCACCTGCGGCGAAGAGATGGGCGGTTGCGTCGGCGGAGAACCCGGACAAGCCGAGCTATAACGGGGTGATATCCGGGAAAGTCTCCGGCCGGAAGTGGAAGCAGGCGAGGAAGCAGAGAGCGTCGGCATCGAAGGTGAGCCTGAAGGGCACGAACTTCGAGGAAAGGGACAAGCAGAAGGAGATAAAGAAGGCGTACAAGGCGAGAATAACGGAGCTGAAGGAGGCGATAAGACAGAACAAGGTGGACAAGCGGAAGAAGAGGGaggagagggagaagaagaagaaggagaacatTCTGAGGTCTGGGACCAAACTCCAGAAGATCACCAATCCCAAGACATTGAAGAAGATCGCCAAGTCCAAGCAGAGGAAGCTCCTCAAGGTTGTTCCCGACGATATGCTCAACAAGAGCAAGAGCAAGAACCAGTAA